taaaacagtttaaaaagcaaaaccaaaagttttcattcatttcaatctCAAGGTTTTAAAGGTTATTTGCAATGTCCTTAATGATTTGGATCCACAAGTTGTGATTTTGATATTGCAAACTAATCCACTCCAGTGACATTCATTTAGGAGTATCAGAGTCATCTAACTGCAAACTGTTTGCATTCAGGATGATGGAGCCCCAGTGCTTCAGTCTTTCTGTAACTCCACCAAAAACCTGTGGGCCTCCTCCAAACCTCAGGAATGGATTTGTTCAGGTGAGGCTAAGCAGCTGTTGAGGCTACTGAACCTCTGGTGTTTGGGACTGAGAATCTTCTTTAAGTCCATCAGGCTGAGGATGATTGAGCTttcctgtcatttttttctaGAATCCCAGAGATTTTTACCTGGTTGGAAACACGGTGGAGTACTCCTGCGTGGACTGGTATTACCTCAGTGGAAATGCAGTAGCAACATGTGCTGAAAACCAGAAGTGGACTACAGGACCGAGGGTTTGTAAAAGTAcgttttgtgatttatttatttttttgtgtgtgtgtataattttttcttttgctatCAGGTTATCCCAGAAACTGCTGTGTGAATATAGCCACTGGCTAAGAAGCCAGGACTCAGGGGTCTGGAGTCATGGAgtaatttttttgtgtgccaTGTGGTGTTTTATGAGTGCTTTGGTCCAGAGAGAATTCTTCAGTATGTATGAACGGATTCCTTCACATGAGCAGAGGTGGCAAAAACGTAAAGTGACAACTCTATTTAAGTACAGCAACAATGTATTTGTACTTCATTACTTGACACCTTTGCACATGAGCATTTTGTGCTCCTGTTCAGAGATTTCTGGAGCTTTGAGGCTTCTTTTTGCAGTCATCTTAAATTTATTTCAATAGTCACAATTAGGCAGGTTGCATTAGGTTTGTGCAGCAAAAGAGGGAACTGGATGGCTACAGCCAGCTTTGTTACTTACTGAGGTAATGCAGAGGTGATTTCCAAGTCAAAACTTTGCCTTATCTGTTGGTTGAGACACCACGATATTTTCTTCGGATAAAAATTTCCTGCTGTCTGATTAGATGATAAAAGAGTCAGAAATTATTGGTGTTGTGCGTGGTTCAAAGGGGCCTGGGTCCACTCACTTCAACAACTTGTCCATCCTGACTGTGAGAATTGTTTTCTTAGGTGTTTTTGTCAGTTATCAAAACAAATATACAACcagatgtgttttcttttctaaaagaCAGTCAGCAGATCTGTCCTATTGCAGCAGCCCATTTCACACTGACCCATATCTGTGAAATCTGAGCAGCTCGTCCTGAATCAAATGTTGCTCAGAAGAGATTGAAGAAACTTTCcttacattttgttgttttctattCTGCTGTGGGTGCCGTGTTTTTTGACACAGGGATCATGTACACCTGAAGCCTCAGATTGGGAGTAAGGGCGTTCAAAGTGAGGATGAAGTCACTTAATGCAGTTACTTCCACTGAAAGTAAAAAACCTACAGAACATAACATAAGACAGGTTGAGGTGGTTTCTGTTGAGAAAAGCTGTAGCTCACCCaagtctctttctttttctcactctctcATCTGTAATGAGGGTAATCATTCAAATAAGACTTTGATAATTGAATTACATTTTGGATATTGCTGTCAACATTAATGAACAGTCTGAAGCCTGCATTGTTTTGTAATGCCAGCAGAGGGCGACTCCTCCGGTTGCAAAAAGAAACGTTTTTTTAATGACTGCATGGACTCAGTTGCTATTTTCAGGTCTTACTGAATAAAAGTTGAAGTTAATTTTGTAAATGATCATCATTTCTAGGGCCCCTAAAGGAGGATAATCCAGGTCATGAGAGTGCTTGTTAGCATATGAACAGTCTAACAGTCAGAGATGCTCCTCAACCATGGTTGGATGCTTCATAGCAGAACTTCAACGGGTGATGTCTTTGGTGGCGATGCCCATCTTTTTTGTACAGTTTGTGGGAACCAGCAGGTTTCGCCTCATTTCTACCACCTCCCCCTTGCTGCTTTATAACCACTTGAATTTTGGACATAGCAACCTGCTGAACAGGGCACACAGCATGATCATAAACCCTACACAGCCTTGTAAGATGGAGTAAAATTAAGTCCCAGAACTGAGTAAAACCTTAAAGATCTCCATGTTTTAAGTTTTTCCATTGTTAGTAACTGTATTGGAAGTTCAGTTTTGTTGTAATTCTCACTCCCTGATGCTCAAAAGCTTTGTCCTCCTGTTCCAGGTTCCACATGTGGGATTCCCTCACTCAACAATTTAGTTGTAGCCACACCAACCAAACAAGCCTATGAGATTGGAGACAGTGTGTCCCTGTCCTGCCCCGAGGGCTCGGTGATTGACAGAGAGGTGTCGGAGATCATCTGCACTCCCAGTCTGCAGTGGTCTCCTTCTCCTGCTGTTGCTCATTGTACAGCAGGTAAAATGCATTTCATcttgctcttctttttttgctctctaAGGGTGACTTCTGTCTCTCTAGCTGTTATATGTTCAGTATTTTCTTCTCAATAACTTTTTCTGGCTGCATTTTGGTGGTGGGCTGGTAAGGTGCAGTCAATTTTTGTCACGTTATATCTGCTTTAATATATGGTTGAATCCTGCTTTTTGTATGCTTTCCTCAGCCCCCACagctccctctcctccttctgGCCTAACATGTAAACTATGGGAGACTCTGGGAAAGAACGAGTGTGTCTGTAAAATGCCGAATCAGTGCACGTAAGCTGATGTCCATTTCTGTATTTAGCACATTGGAAATGCTCCATCTATTTATAAAACCTAATTCAAATTCTCTCCGTTTCTGTGTATTATCTTCTTTTAGGACTTCTCTGCAGCTGTGTGCCACACTTCGTGCAAACCATAATATGGTGCTAGATGTCTGTAAGCTCGGAGCTCTGCGGTGTATGGGCCGGAACTTCGTGTTAACCAGTGACAGCGACTGCCGGTGGCCAGAGAAGAAGTTTACATCCTGCGAGGATTGCCAGCCGGGGACAATCTGTCAAGGTGTCTTTATAgaagactttttcttttcttttctcacaatAAAAGCCAAAAACAGGATGTATATGTGACAGGATGCTGTATAAAACCATTGTGCTTTTTAACTGCAGAAGCAGAGAGGAAATGCGTGTGCAGGAATGCATCAGAATGCCCCAAAGACTCTACTCCACTCTGCGTTAGCTCCGGTGACGGCAGCACTCACGTGACCACGACTGAATGTGAGGCGGGGGCCAGGCGATGTGCTGGAGAGCAGGTCAACGTGATCAGTATTGATCCCTGCCAATAATAAAGATGCTGGTTTTGGCTTTTTCTCTCTGAAAATTTTGACAttgtacatacagtggggcaaaaaagtatttagtcagccaccgattgtgcaagttcccccacctaaaatgatgacagaggtcagtaatttgcaccagaggtacacttcaactgtgagagacagaatgtgaaaaaaaaaatccatgaatccacatggtaggatttgtaaagaatttattcgtaaatcagggtggaaaataagtatttggtcaataacaaaaatacaactcaatactttgtaacataacctttgttggcaataacagaggtcaaacgtttactataggtctttaccaggtttgcacacacagtagctggtattttggcccattcctacatgcagatcttctcgagagcagtgatgttttggggctgtcgccgagcaacacggactttcaactcccgccacagattttctatggggttgaggtctggagactggctaggccactccaggactttcaaatgcttcttacggagccactcctttgttgcccgggcggtgtgttttggatcattgtcatgttggaagacccagcctcgtttcatcttcaaagttctcactgatggaaggaggttttggctcaaaatctcacgatacatggccccattcattctgtccttaacacggatcagtcgtcctgtccccttggcagaaaaacagccccatagcatgatgtttccacccccatgcttcacagtaggtatggtgttcttgggatgcaactcagtattcttcttcctccaaacacgacgagttgagtttataccaaaaagttctactttggtttcatctgaccacatgacattctcccaatcctctgctgtatcatccatgtgctctctggcaaacttcagacgggcctggacatgcactggcttcagcagcggaacacgtctgacactgcgggatttgattccctgccgttgtagtgtgttactgatggtgacctttgttactttggtcccagctctctgcaggtcattcaccaggtccccccgtgtggtactgggatctttgctcaacgttctcatgatcattttgaccccacgggatgagatcttgcgtggagccccagatcgagggagattatcagtggtcttgtatgtcttccattttctgatgattgctcccacagttgattttttcacaccaagctgcttgcctattgtagattcactcttcccagtctggtgcaggtctacaatacttttcctggtgtccttcgaaagctctttggtcttggccatggcggagtttggagtctgactgtttgaggctgtggacaggtgtcttttatacagatgatgagttcaaacaggtgccattcatacaggtaacgagtgggggacagaaaagcttcttacagaagacgttacaggtctgtgagagccagagattttccttgtttgaggtgaccaaatacttattttccaccctaatttacgaataaattctttacaaatcctaccatgtgaattcatggattttttttttttcacattctgtctctcacagttgaagtgtacctctggtgcaaattactgacctctgtcatcattttaagtgggggaacttgcacaatcggtggctgactaaatacttttttgccccactgtacacacaaatgttttaatCTAATTGCTTGTTTTAGTTACATACGGAAAGTTAATAAAACGTTTTTGTTACTGTATCATACAATCTAAGGACTTATTTTTGCTGTTGGTGGAGCCATTACACATAATTCTGACCCAGCCATCCAAATGtctcagcagaaatcaagactcataaGATCaggctgtgttttttcttttattgtctaattttggtggaactgtagcctcagtttcctgttcttacctGACAGGAGTGgtacctggtgtggtcttctgctgctcattcAAGGCTGGACATGTTGTGCATGCAGACATCGTCTTGTGCATACATTCGTTGCAGTGAAcagttatttgagttattgttACTACCTCTCAGTTCAAAatagtctggccattctcctctgatctctgacatcatcaagtcattttttaaatttatttaaccattttctatttttttttattattctctaTAAATCCTTGCATGTCACTTAATTCGGCATCTTTACTGATTTTGAGAGTTATTCTGATACCTCAGCATGTCAAACTGCCTAAGTGCATGGAGTTGCTGCCATTTGATATAGTCACATTAATTTGCAGTGTAAAAAAGGCAAGGGATGAGAAAGTAGTgcaggagaaaatgaaaacaaagttacaattttatgtttttatttttgcacgtGAAGCACATTTAGCAAGGATAAAAATACCTGGAATTAGATTTGACTGACagactgctgctgctttctTCCTCCTTCACACATaagtcagatttttttaaactgcttcaTTCATTATAGAGTATCACTAAAGTGAGGCTATTGATATTCATAGGCTAATGAGAGGCATGCAACTCAGAGGCCATTACAGCAACTCAGAACAAAGTAAAGGTGAGCTCAGCGAAGCTCGCCGTGGTTTTTCACTCTAACCTGCAATTCAGCCTAGTCTATTGCTCCCCTTTGGGAGAGGTTGTTAACTTTCccccaaattttgtgctcacaGGCATGTTCACTCAATGTGTAAACTGAAGAAGCAGATATTTTTCAACCAGGAAGTTATGATGATGCAAGTCTTAAAAGCACCTCTTAACCTCATAAACATTTCCTGGAAATGGAgtttcattttttacttttaccagATATAAAAGTTGTAACTGtgtaatatttctttcttttttgaaaatcatttttttatgtCAAAGTTCACACcatgttgttgtttattatgtctTTAAATTGATGTTTGTGGTGCTCAACGAGGTCTAAAACTATATGTGCTGAATGCAGttttaaacacaacattcaGTGTTAGGTGCTGCTGAGTATAATGCAgcagaaaagctttaaaagcGTCATCACAACTCACATTGGCCTTCATTGAGAATTTCAAACTCGTACTTTGAGCATTTAAGCGCGGCCATAGAGCAAAGGTCCATGCTGCGAGTCCTCTGGAGCCGGGTCAGCTTTATGCAGAACGTGTGCTGTTTCACTCTGGGGCACTCCCGAGCAGCTCTGCACTCACATTTCTTAAACACTGCGGGACAGACGTGAGTTAACATTAGGTCAGTTATTTGTGCTTCATACTGTTAGGCTAAAGGTCTTGTGAGGTGAAACTCACCAGAGCAGATCTCCCACTCATAGCAAGTGTCAAGTTCACAAGGCTCCTGAACAGAGCTCTTAGAGGACATGTTGGCCCTAAACATGGCCCACTCCAATTTGTCCAAAGTGCCCGCGTCGCACGCAGCTTTGCTGACGAAGAACAGCGGGTCACCGTGGCAACGACCAGCTTGGAAGGAGCAGAGCGACATTGACACTGTGACGCCGAGGTCTATGTTCAGGATGCAGAGATTCTCCGGCTGtgaactacacacacacacacacacacacacacacacacacacacacacacacacacacacacacacacacacacacacacagggctgtCAATCACATTTCAAACATTCAAAGAGGATTGTTGTAAAAGTAAAAGTGCATACATTATATGGAAAAATCCATTCAAATGTGACCAGTTCATTCGTAAATACTTACAGGCAGCTCTCCCGTGGGACACAGACACAGCGAGAGTTTCGCAGTACCTGTCCTGGACCACACTGAACATCAGGAACAAATGGTTCCTCTACACACAGCACATACAGAAACAGCATAAACTAAGTATTGTCCACAGAAACTATGTCAGCAGGTTAATGGATATGATCATTTATAGCAGATTAAACTACTcagaagtaaaaacaaaaaagatcaaGGTGTAAAAATTTTGATGTAAATATGCCAAATTTTTAACAAAACTGCTCATTTACACATGTGGTTCTCATTTGAAATCTGAGATAAAAAGTTTTGAGAACAGGTCCACAAAAATCCAAAATCTTTAAATTTAGCCAATTTGTTGTTCACGGTTCTCCTCTGGGAAACGACCAGATGTCCACCAGCGCTGCGGCGGTTTGTAGATAATTGCCTGGAATTACTTCAATGTTTTCAACGAGCCTCCATACATCGATAAATAAAGGATAGCTAAATAAAATTCACTTTGCCAAAAACTCATTACAACTTCTACCTTGTGTTTGGCATGTTCTTTCTGGCTCAAAATGTCTTGATATAATTCATGAGAGATATGTTTGACAATCAGATTTTGACAAATACcgaaaatcagtttttggctcAATCTTCTGACCATTTGGGAATGTCCTGCCAAAGTTTCCAATCTATCTGACTGggtggctttggaaaatgtaaaaactgcaaAGGAGGTTTTTCACTGTGGGTGCACAAAACTGAGCAGCTGATCTTGAATGGAACCTCTGCCAAACTTCAAATCAGATAcgatttttttacttttaaaggcCGCTTACTggaacttgttttgttttttaatgaaatcttgTCAAATAGCTAAAGCTTCAGAACTGTGTATGtcattttattcattaaaacCATCACCACCTGCTCTCACTGACCGGTGAGTATCTCCAACCAATCAGAGGTTTATCTAATGAATAATACACATGAATGAAAAGTGCAGGTCAGAAATCAGAATTTGACCAGTAGGGTCCCCGTTTTCTCCAGCAGTGTAGTGTACCATTAGTGCAGCGCAGTTCAGCAGGTATTGGGGGCTCCCAGGTGAGACTGTTACCACACTTGTAGAAACCTCGCGGCAGCGGCTGCAGTCCCGCCTCATTGCAGTTCAAACGCACCACTTCACCCACTCTGTACTCGTCTTTGCTGGGAGACAGACTTGTGTCATCAGGGATGTCAGGGGGAAGGCAAATCTTCCCTAAAGGTTACAGGATCACATAGACGTCAGGCGCAGCTAATCTTTGGTAaatgataaatggcctgtatttgtatagcgctgtACTAGTCCCTAAttaccccaaagcgctttacacatccattcacacacacattcacacacacaatccttaagcagtttgtcatttttttgtgcGTTAAGGACTATTATAGCAAACCACTAAGATAACTGTGGACTGGTTTAATGGGAAAACAGACTTACTGATGCATCTCCCACTTATTTGACTCcagcttccatcaggaaggcaGTTGATGTACTGAAAACCGTCGAGATCAAACCCAGTGACACACTCAAACTCCTCGTCCTCACCAAAGGTATAATACTGCTTCGCTTTCTGTCACAAAATAATGTAATGCAGATATGAGCGTCTATATAAAGCACATGTCATAATCTGACgcatttcagcttgtgtgtctggTTTTACGCGGAGGAAGCTGTTCTCAGGGCTCTTTGGCCGCAGACATCCCTGCACACCAGGTGGCAGCTCGTCCCTCCAGCCTATCGTGAAGTCGTCATCATTGTCACAGGTCTCCTGTCTGAACGAGAGACACAAATCAGATCGTCCAGTAATTCTGAATAGTCAAAATAAACAATCAGCTGTTGTACAGGAGCAGCAGTGTATCCTCATGTCCATGTGTCAGGGTAAAAGCAGCGAAGATATAAGGTTGACAGAACTTTTCCTTAtactgaaatataaaataaaaacagtactTTGTGAAGATGGAGATGTGACAGGCCTCCTCCTGTCTGTCTGGGCCACTGCAGGGCTGTCCTCCTTTGAGAGGGGCGGGGTTATTGCACCGCCTCGTCCGATGTCTCTTCATGGAGGCTCCACAGCTGCTCCACGACCCCCAGCAGCTCCACAAACCATCCACCGCCTCTGTGGATGTagcaaagcagataatgtttCCAGTGTGAATGTTAGTAAAACCTGATTAGAATCTGTGTTTGCTTCAAGGTTTTGAGACTCGCTAGCAGTTCCTGAAGTATTATTCAAAGTTCAAAATAAGAAGTTGATCCTAAGAAAATGAGGGGCATATTAGAATAGATATTCTAgatttaatcaaataaaaaaaatgtgactgaCTAGCAGAACTCGGTCTACAAATAAAaaccagaaacaacaaaaaatcctCATTTTCAGCTCCGTCACTGATCAGGATCTTTTCATGTTGGACTGCCGGTCAAACAGTGCTTTTCTAGTCTCACTGACCTCTCGAAGCGCTTTAGCCTACAAGCTTCATTTCGCCATACATCAGGACAGAGCCAGACTGCAACGGACAATCAAGTCTGCAGATCTTCCCAAATTGTTTAAACTGCTGCCTTTAGGCAAACGCTACAGAGCACTGTTTATCAAGACCAGCCGCCACAGAGGCAGTTCCTTCCCCCAGGCTTTCACTTTAATGAACACTGTGAAATAACCCACTGTTATATCAATGCTATTTCACTAAGGACACTTTAAATTCAAAGTATTTCCACATCACACAGCAACAGTGTTTTTATAACTAGACCTGGTGAGCACCAGATATACCTGAAGTGTAATCAGGAGCCCGTATTTCACAGTTGGCTCCATAGGTGCCAGTCTGGCAAACGCACTTGCACTCTGTGCCGGACAGAACAGGCCTGGCGTTGTTGGGACAGGGAGCGCACTTGCAGGGATCAAACTCCTGCATGTACTGCTGCAGGGCCTTCCTCAGGTGCCTCCTCTTTGTGGAAGCGCAAGGAATTCCATGAACCAGATCTATGAGAGGAAGCAGCTGGACACGCCGACTCAGATGTAAGTGCAAGATTTTTTGTAGATGGTTATTTCTGTGATGCTTGAGGAAAGAATACTACAGTTAACCTTGTAATCGACGACAGCAGGGTTTTCGAGGACAGACTTTGCCCAGTTCTTGAAGGATATTTTATCCGGAGTGGCGCCCTGCCTCTCCCAGGCCAGAGCTGCTGCCTCTCTAGCTCGACCTCCTTTCACCATGGAGAAAGACCTCTCCGATGCCTGAACATATGAGCCTGGACAAAAGAAATGTGCAGGGAAAGAGTGAAGAAGATAACACGGTAGAAACGAAATCAATGCTCTCTATTGAGGCAGTGAGGCAGAAATATAGTATTATTGTTACCTTCATATTTCTGAGTCATCCGGTTGTTAGAGCATCGGTTTTCACGCCTGTGTTCTGTGTAGAGGATGATAGTCCAGGTGGTCTCTCGGCCCAGGCAGTCTATCGCGCTCTCCTCAGTTACAcctacagagagaaaaagagcaagaaatgcagaaatgcaggaaatcaaaacaagctgttgtgtgttttatgttgtaGACAACAACGTGTTGTTTCTGAGGAGTGAACAGGTCAAAGCGTATTTCTACCATTCCCCTATATGTTgagaatataaagaaaaaggTCAGGATGAAAGCGAGGTAAAACTGGAGGAATGGTTACTCAGCCTCGTTTAAccagatgtacaaaaaaaaattagactTGCTCGAAAAT
This Astatotilapia calliptera chromosome 7, fAstCal1.2, whole genome shotgun sequence DNA region includes the following protein-coding sequences:
- the c6.2 gene encoding complement component C6 isoform X1, whose product is MMAPSSSLALLLLLSCLSTGLGCFCDRYSWSSWSACSSTCNHGTQNRARQFRHDEYFWKSSCFQLCQQYDSRACNQHACPINCLLTDFGPWSDCSPCAKKQFRTRSVERPAQFGGSDCSPELTEERQCYPSTECRIESVNCRDNFKCDNGRCINSTLTCNRQNDCGDNSDERDCGEFTVVCPVEKRVAPGSDLVGNGFDVLAQEPRGAVLDNMFMGGTCVIERPPSTLLYHRVPYNFKTLKIKVGEPEDFNTEPQPLHAESIDLKTSQTTPGSSTQSQGLFFFPIFFFSASSKSHSDSKSEAFEASKKKDSKFIRVNQVLPVSTFKIRDPGDLVLSQPFLQFLHALPLDYNYALYREIFQRFGTHYYSSGTLGGHYDLLYQYSREELKSSGVTEESAIDCLGRETTWTIILYTEHRRENRCSNNRMTQKYEGSYVQASERSFSMVKGGRAREAAALAWERQGATPDKISFKNWAKSVLENPAVVDYKLLPLIDLVHGIPCASTKRRHLRKALQQYMQEFDPCKCAPCPNNARPVLSGTECKCVCQTGTYGANCEIRAPDYTSEAVDGLWSCWGSWSSCGASMKRHRTRRCNNPAPLKGGQPCSGPDRQEEACHISIFTKQETCDNDDDFTIGWRDELPPGVQGCLRPKSPENSFLRKAKQYYTFGEDEEFECVTGFDLDGFQYINCLPDGSWSQISGRCIRKICLPPDIPDDTSLSPSKDEYRVGEVVRLNCNEAGLQPLPRGFYKCGNSLTWEPPIPAELRCTNEEPFVPDVQCGPGQVLRNSRCVCVPRESCLSQPENLCILNIDLGVTVSMSLCSFQAGRCHGDPLFFVSKAACDAGTLDKLEWAMFRANMSSKSSVQEPCELDTCYEWEICSVFKKCECRAARECPRVKQHTFCIKLTRLQRTRSMDLCSMAALKCSKYEFEILNEGQCEL